A stretch of DNA from Mycolicibacterium celeriflavum:
CAGCTTCAAGCAGCGAGTCACGCTCGTCTTGGACGCGACCAGCCAGAGAATCAGCTTGGAAAGCGCTGGCGAGCCCGATGTCGATGAGTCATGGTTCATCCCGCACGGCAGGGCGGTCAACATCGTGAGGGCTGAGCTTGACGCAGCGCTGGAGCGGAACCGCACAGCGATCCACCGCGTCTTCGACGACGCCAGAAACACAATCACCAACGGGCTGCGGAGGTTTGATGCCAGCACGTCGGCTTCGTACACTGCCGTCCACATCACCACCGACGGCGTAGTTGTCCGCGGCGAGATTCGCACCGCCGGACGCCGCGCACCGGTCGTCGAGATCGGTGAGACGCACAACGGCGCCGCGTTCACCGCGCTTCAAAGTTGGATCCCGGCCGGCCGCATCGATCGGTTCGTCTGGACGTGGGTGGAACGTTCAGGGGCCGACAGCATCTGGTCAGGTGTCGAAAGATCCTTCGTCGACGAGCACCGCTTCATCCTTCCCAAGCCCGAAGGCCTCACCAACGTCAGCCAGATCTGCCTACGGATAGAAGGCAGCCAGATCACGCCGTCCGGACAGCACGTCAGCATCGCAGGCGGCACGACGTGCAAAGTCCCAGAGCCTGAGTTCGAGATGAGCGTGCCATCGTGGTGGGCACCGCTCACCATTCCGTTCTGGAGACCGAGCCCGCCCGACACGGTCCCCTTGAGGCAGGCAATTGCCGGACACATAAGTGTGCCCGGGTTTCCCGGCGACACTGCGCCCAAACTGAACGCTCTTGTCTACTTCGTTGACGATCGCCAGGATCGCTTCTTGGATCCGCTGATCGAAGCGCTGGCTCAATCGCCCCATAGGTCTTCGGTCGTGATGACGGTAGTCGTACCGACCGGCACATTCGACACGTCTCGGCGGGAGGTGGAAAGCAAACTCGGTGTGAATCGGGAAAGCCTTCCGCCGGTACACTTCACCGAAGACGACGAGGGCGGCTGGACACGGACATTCGGGGTTTCCAGCACGCCGTCGATGTACCTGCTCAATTCGAAGAGCGAGTTCGTCTGGAGGAACGACGGCGATCCAGACGTGGCGGACGTGCTTGCGGCACTGGACAAGTACGCGGTCGCCACGTTGCCCTCCGGTTTCCGTCCGCTCCGGCTGACCGTCTCGCCAGGCGATCCGGCGCCGAATGTGAGGTTCGAAGACGAGGGACATCAGTACGCGCTGCACCGCATGCGTGGACGCGAGGTCTTCCTGACGTTCTGGCAATCGTGGTCTGCGCCTTGCTTCTCGGAACTGCAACGGCTGCAGCGACTACACCAGACGAGTCGACAGCCGCCCTTCATCGTCGGGTTACACGGCGGCGCCGACGGCAAGGCTGTCGGCGACGTCCGCAAGCGCCTCGGCCTGTCGTACCCGCTCGTCCAGGACCACCAACAGCGGATTGCCCGCGCATACGGCGTCCGTTGCTGGCCCACGTCGGTCAAGGTCGACGCCGAAGGGCGCGTCGAACACATCCAGTTCGGAACGGCGCACGAACACATGCGACCTGGCGTCGACCAAGGATCGGCAGCGCCGGTCTGAACGGCCGAACTATGCAACTTGCCCTGACAGCATTCGTCGTGCTTGCAATCGATCAAGGGTGCAAGCTGCTGGTTCGCAGTGACCGGTTCGAAAGCGTGCAGTTGGGGCAGTTCGGAAGCCTGCGCATGATCGGGGGACGATTGTGGTTGCGTCGGCTGGCCGGCCGTGGCCCGAAAGCGCTGTGGCTCTGGGCTGTATCGGCCGGTGTGCTGATAACCGCAAGTGCCTGGATTCCATCGTCGTTTGTGTTCGTCGGGCTGCTGGTCGGCGGCTCGTTGAGCAACCTCCTGGAGAGTTCGGTGCGGGGATCGGTCACCGATTACGTGTGTCTGCGGTTCTGGCCGGCGTTCAACCTCGCCGATGTCGCGCTCGCGGCCGGCGCGCTCGGCATTGTGATCGAGCTGCTGAAGACGCTAGAGGCAACTGCGGGGTGACATGAGCGCACCGCAGGCAACTCCCGCAGCGATGATCGGCTTCCCCCGGTTCTTCGTGTTTGCCGGGCGTCGCGTCAACTCGTACAAAGCCTTTTTGGCCGTTGGCATCTGCACCGGCACACTGTCGACGGCAGCGGTGGCAGACGCGTCCGGGCTCTCTCCACTGCGGGTCGGGCTGGCGGCGATGGTGTCCGCGCTCGCCGGGTTGATCGGGGCGCGGGTGTACCACGTGCTCGTGCACGCGCCCACCTACCTCAAAGCGGGCTCGCCAGGCGCGTTGTGGGATGGCGCGGCCGGAGGTTTGAGCGTTTTCGGCGCCCTGCTCACCTTCGTCCCGATCTCGTTCGCCGCGGCAGCCGTGGTGGGCATTCCGTT
This window harbors:
- a CDS encoding signal peptidase II encodes the protein MLAIDQGCKLLVRSDRFESVQLGQFGSLRMIGGRLWLRRLAGRGPKALWLWAVSAGVLITASAWIPSSFVFVGLLVGGSLSNLLESSVRGSVTDYVCLRFWPAFNLADVALAAGALGIVIELLKTLEATAG
- a CDS encoding redoxin family protein; its protein translation is MANPLTGDYSAVVQIAMRQINGLLATLHQNGDQDTPLKFFHSMATRIGDPRRRRPEVGAFGDWVVAYQKAGPGRGLDDLRTQLTATAPPGTAKMLSDAFVGFDQDWEVELPPDVVRGIVKLQVSSISITVPTGSSTEVTIHADVRAQYYPDPGTTEIPNSIHGEVRAAFDVRQTPQGSGRRLLIQPSAQDSKFEFVAAPGSGLTTAEVGKIAAQVRKFVREGVSLLPVDLPPHFAFTEFKGLGSGANQVIALPFQLSGAPSPADGLQSLTQSFIGASGFGFAVSKEHVGTLIDLEAIRQAIKNRRPLKFSIGTIFGGSVSVTYRLRFSSGPTLTFKNGAIEIGGRVAAETDTSWAPNGFVSFKQRVTLVLDATSQRISLESAGEPDVDESWFIPHGRAVNIVRAELDAALERNRTAIHRVFDDARNTITNGLRRFDASTSASYTAVHITTDGVVVRGEIRTAGRRAPVVEIGETHNGAAFTALQSWIPAGRIDRFVWTWVERSGADSIWSGVERSFVDEHRFILPKPEGLTNVSQICLRIEGSQITPSGQHVSIAGGTTCKVPEPEFEMSVPSWWAPLTIPFWRPSPPDTVPLRQAIAGHISVPGFPGDTAPKLNALVYFVDDRQDRFLDPLIEALAQSPHRSSVVMTVVVPTGTFDTSRREVESKLGVNRESLPPVHFTEDDEGGWTRTFGVSSTPSMYLLNSKSEFVWRNDGDPDVADVLAALDKYAVATLPSGFRPLRLTVSPGDPAPNVRFEDEGHQYALHRMRGREVFLTFWQSWSAPCFSELQRLQRLHQTSRQPPFIVGLHGGADGKAVGDVRKRLGLSYPLVQDHQQRIARAYGVRCWPTSVKVDAEGRVEHIQFGTAHEHMRPGVDQGSAAPV